One genomic segment of Puniceicoccaceae bacterium includes these proteins:
- a CDS encoding efflux RND transporter periplasmic adaptor subunit translates to MKAFRTILIFASLLLGVAVIAFAAWAFWGEQQEKSSGPQRSSQGAASMATPVRTWQVQASSFERRLVFNGTIRAREFIEITSEVAGRVANIHFEDGDVVQTGDLLVTLDDREPQAQARAVQEELELATLNADRLQVLWQSEGIPQRDLDEALSRKNVLAAQLENLKARIEKYRIVAPFSGKLGFREISLGASLQPGMRISTLQSIDPILIDFPVSERFRNYVREGVPVAARISGDEQTYEGSVFRLDPRIDSATRTVTVRGVFPNPEGALQPGGFARVQVNITTPDSVLVPATAVVRGLLDVAVFVVSDGKAERRVVEIGERTPTAVEVLSGLSEGEMLIVEGTQSVRNGASVRVVSSSDTVIEQTLEP, encoded by the coding sequence GTGAAAGCATTTCGAACGATTCTGATCTTCGCTTCCCTGTTGCTGGGAGTTGCCGTGATCGCATTTGCGGCATGGGCATTTTGGGGTGAGCAGCAGGAAAAGTCCTCTGGACCGCAGCGCTCCTCCCAAGGTGCTGCGAGCATGGCGACTCCGGTCCGTACCTGGCAGGTGCAAGCGAGCAGTTTTGAGCGCAGGCTGGTGTTTAACGGCACCATCCGCGCCAGGGAGTTCATCGAAATCACATCCGAGGTAGCAGGGCGAGTGGCGAATATTCATTTTGAAGATGGGGATGTCGTGCAGACCGGAGATCTTCTGGTAACCCTGGATGATCGGGAGCCTCAGGCACAGGCAAGAGCGGTGCAGGAGGAACTCGAGCTGGCTACGCTCAATGCGGATCGTTTGCAGGTGCTCTGGCAGAGTGAAGGCATCCCGCAGCGGGATCTCGACGAGGCGCTTAGCCGGAAGAACGTGCTCGCCGCGCAGCTGGAGAACTTGAAGGCGCGCATCGAAAAATACCGCATCGTAGCTCCCTTTTCAGGCAAGCTTGGGTTTCGCGAGATCAGTCTGGGCGCATCGCTGCAACCCGGCATGCGCATTTCCACCCTGCAGTCGATAGATCCTATTCTGATTGATTTTCCGGTTTCTGAACGCTTTCGCAACTACGTGCGTGAGGGGGTTCCGGTGGCGGCAAGAATTTCCGGAGACGAACAGACTTACGAGGGTAGCGTGTTTCGCCTGGATCCGCGTATCGACTCCGCGACGCGTACGGTAACGGTGCGTGGCGTGTTTCCGAATCCGGAGGGTGCATTGCAACCGGGAGGATTTGCGCGCGTCCAGGTGAACATCACAACACCCGATTCGGTGCTGGTGCCAGCGACAGCAGTGGTGCGTGGCCTGCTGGATGTGGCGGTGTTTGTGGTGAGTGATGGCAAGGCAGAGCGTCGTGTGGTGGAGATTGGCGAGCGCACGCCGACAGCAGTGGAAGTGCTCAGTGGACTGAGCGAAGGAGAGATGCTCATCGTTGAGGGAACCCAGAGTGTGCGAAATGGAGCAAGCGTGCGGGTGGTATCCTCCTCGGACACCGTGATCGAACAAACCCTTGAGCCATGA